TTATGTGGAAATGATCCCAAccaaccttccttttctttccattcatCTTCTCTCCTGCTTTCCTTATTGAAAGACCAAGGGTTACTTACTTGACTATCTATCTCCAGTGGTATCTACCTATGTGATAAGATCCAGCAGGAAGGTGTGCTCCccagaagacaaattaaaaacaatatgagaattatGCTGGATATTCTTGAATATTATGAAGTACATAATGGAAAACAGGTTGCACTATTTTTCTCGATGCCCAAAAGACATTCGACAATGTGAACTGAGAATTCTTGCATCAACAATTGGAACACATGGAATTGGGGAAACATTTATAAACACAATTAGAGCAATATATacaaatcaaaaagccaaagtaataattaatggtgaattaatgcaaagtatagcaatccagaaaggtacaagacaaggttgtCCACTATCCCCACTGCTGTTAATATTAACCTTAGAAGTTTTAGCCAGGAATGTACGTAAGAGGAACAGATAAAGGGactagaaattaaaaaggaacaatttaagttACAGACTTTTGCGGACGATCTAGTGTTTGTGTTAGAGGATCCATAAAGTCTGGTATGAAACTTATCAAGGAATTGATAGAATATAGGAAAGTAGTGGGTTTAAAGATAAATAGGACAAAGACTAAAAtgctggttaaaaatatgacatccAAATTGAAAGAGGAGTTAATGATGAAATTGGGTATTAAATtgttaaaaaagtgaaatatctagGTGTACACTTATCTGCGAGGTGTGCATCcatcaaagaagacaactatacTAATCTGATCAACAAACTAAGAAAGACCtagaaagatggaaaaacctacaattgtccctgatgggtaggatcgcagtcataaaaatgaatgtactaccaaaatttcttttcctatttcagaatattccaattaaattagaaaaggtttttttaaagatttgaatcaattggtttcgaattttatttggcagggaagaaaaccaagaataaaattCAAAGCCATGCAAGATAccaaggaaaaaggaggatttggcataccagattgggaactttatgATATTGCGGCCACCCTAACACtgttaaaagaatggataatcttgagaaataaaagattattcaaattggaaggtcatgacctccaagcaggatggcatgccttcctgtggtatgaaaaaggatctgcacataaatatttcattagacactatatcagacagtccctgttattaatatggaacaaaattaaacacgaccactataccaaaatacccatttggctatctacgatggaagcatatatacacccaaatttaattaatatggaaaatattgttacatataaagagttacATATAAACAGAGAGGGGGAgattaaaactagattagaattggcatcGTAATGGGTGCAAGTAGAATGATGGTCTTATTTACAGgtacaatcaaggtttgcacaggacaGGAAGAAAGAAGGTATTGCTAAAGACTACACAGtgttagataaacttttgatagagACAGAAAACAAGTTTATCAAGTGCTGTATAGatttttattggaatataaaTTCGAGGAAGAACATGTCCaagaaactatggtcgcctgggtgaaaatttttggttataatgtggaattggctaggtgggaaaaaactttggatacttaattggAAGCTAACATTGGCTACGGtgaataaagaaaatctttataagatgttctacagatggcatctccccccccaGCATGGctttccaaaatgtttaaaaatctggcccctaATTggtggaagtgtaaaaaaacaccaggcatttttttatcatatgtggtggacatgcaatgaggccaaaagatattggaaaatgatttaaTCATgattggaacaaatggtgggagaccaaattttgtttaaaccagaaatttttctcctaggcataataccataggggtttaagaaaaatgtactctatctaattatacatgtactaactgcggcgcgcataacttttgcacagtactggaaaaaagaaaataaaccatcAGAGcaagatataatcagaaaagtgttggcttgtgcggaagcagataggctcactcttaaacttaaaaataaagggggaatcagaatattttgaagtctggaacagattttatgattggtataagacaaggtgacaagactggaacaaactgtatatattgtgtttGGACAAAAGGATAGATAACAcactaagtaggctaatagttaatggttgagactaattgtgtataatgtgaatgtatggtcacttcaactctgtggtactgcattgttttaaatgtaaaaataataatattttttttttaaaaaaaggaaaggtgtGCTCTGAGTTCCATCCGTAAGATAATATTGTCCTGTGGGACCTAAGAGGAGGACCTTTTCAGCCTTGGCACCTGCCCTTTGGGATATTAATCCCTGAAGATCAGACTATCCCAGCTTCCTGCAAGGCATTAAAAAAGGCAGTTTTGTCATCAAGACTGGGGTTCTGATAGTATCCGTAAAAGAGACAAGAAGGTCCTGAATTGGGAGGTTCTTTGGACAATCACTCATGATCAGATTTCAGTACTGTAATTATCTATATCAGTACTGTAATTATCTATATCAGCACTGTAATTATCTATGAGGCTGCCTTTGCAGATCATCCAGAAGCTATAACTAGTCCAAATGCATTGGCACAGGCAATGATGGAGGCACCACATTATGTGCTTGTTACCAGCTAacttccaggtgcaatttaagGTGCTGATATCATCTTTAAAACTGTCTAACAGcggtactatatatatatactatatatatgcCCAGTCATCTTTGCTCATTCAGATTGGCCCAGAGTGTATACTGGGCTCTGTCAATTCAAGAATATCATATTGTGGGATCCAGGAAGTGTGCCTACTCTTTTGCAATTCCTGCCTCTGGAGTGATTTCCCTCCAGAGATTCTTATGGCTCAATTTTGTAATGCGTTactaaaaatacaaatacttgTTTGACTCTTTAAGAATATACATACTCTGAAACCGGCTCTAATTTCTTGGCTGAAGGTACAAGATATTGATTTTGCTTATGGTAAGAAAACCAAGCCTTTCCACTAAGGAAGGCAAGGACTTCCTTCAATTCATGATGGAACTTCAGTAGCTTGGTACATTTAACTTTGTTCTTAGTGTGTGAGAAAAAAAGTCTGTTTTTAATGCTGgcactttcttttattttgtgtTATATAATATCCCACAGAAACTTGGCAGAGAGACTAAGAAATTTAATTCTTTACTCTAACCTTCCTAACATGGAGAACAAGCCCAAAACAGAACAAGTGATCTCTTTGGGAAAAAGCTGACACAGCAAGAaatgttcaagaaaaaaaaaagagagagagagagatcagataAAAAGTTGTCAGTTAAGTAATTTGCTTGTGTACTGGTTGATTGCAAACATTGACAGCAAAAGGGTTAACATCAGCAAACCATTAAGGGCAATGGAGAATGGTGTTTTAGGTGACAGACCTGGATAGCCAGTAAATTGAGGCCAAGAAATCACCTGCTGTGCTCTAGATCCATCAATCTTGAATTGCCACTTCACTGCATAAACAGTTGGACTAGTTTGgccataggattttttttttcagtagcaGTTGTAATGCTACTTGTCAGCTGGCTTCTTATAAGTATCATTCTGATGGGTGTTAAGAAAGATGCTTCATGAAGTGCCTGAAGTACCCATCTACATAGGCAGCTGCCACTTTAGATTGCTCGGAGGACCTCTTCATAATAACGCATTCAAAGAATCTGTCTGGGAGGACATCTGACAGATGACAAAGAAGTATGTTGCCAATGAAAGAGGCCTCAGAGGTCCTCCCATTCCAGACAATGCATCCTTGTCAACATCCAGTATGTGCAAAATAGCGTTTGTTTATTTAGAAACAggatttaatatatatatattcattaaaCTTTGCTGATACTGATGGTAAAAAAATATATGGCCTACCCTGTGGCATGCCTTATTCCTTGTGAAAGCAAGGAATAAGAATCATTGCATGGACATAGAAGACAGTGCACAATCCTCTTGTCCTCTGAAAATATGTGAGATGCTCCCAAGCAGGTCTTAAATAGCCAGGCCAAACTATTGAGCAGATAAGAGAGCCTTTGTGTTTCTCAAAGGCCTTTTTCAGAGCTAGTAAAATAGGAGTGCATCAAATGTGAAGTTATTTTGGTCTTGTCTGAAAGCCACACAAAGCCGATGGAGCTCCTTGGTTTGTGTTAAACCAAGCTACTTGGTTGTGTTTGTGCTTCAGTTTTTCTAGAGTACTTCCTATGGATGAGCTAAATAATTGATTTTTGTTTATTGAGGAGAAGGGCTTTCAAAAGGCATGATGAAGTTGACACCACAGTGACAAATTTCATGTAGGGTAGTGAAACAGGATGATCATATTACGACGtaaacaaaaatgtatttatttttaacctTGTTGTTTCCCTGAAGCAGATGAAGAACTTCCCTTCTACCATATAACTGTAAATTACTCTATATTTCAGTTTGCAAGCAGAGTCTGAAATAAGGTCATTGTGCATAGCTTCCAGAGTTAAAGTTCATGGTTAGAATTAAAGCCTTATGCAGAGAAGTGTTTTCTAATTAGCCAAGAAACTGGGCGTTAAATTCTAAGGGTATGTTCTAAACAGACACCTTCTCAACTGTGGCTGTTTTCCAGGCAATTCttctaaaatgatttttaaaggaCATAAAGAAAATTGTTGAAGATTCTGCTTTTGTGCCACGTTTAAAGGAAGTCCAATGATGGAGAGCTATCGTCTGAGTTATGTTGCTGCCAGAGCAAAGATCTCATCTTTCATCTCACAAAATGAAGGGGACTCACAACCAATTAAATTATTTTGACAAACCTACAAGTCTATCTCACAAGCACCTTTAATTATCCATGCTAGTAAAAGAATCTAATAACACAGTTAATATAGTTTCTTTTGCCTAATTTAGAAAAGGTCTACCTGAGAAACAAttcaaggaaaataataaaattaggGTTGcatgacatgggggggggggaagtggtgAGACTCAGATTTTAGCAATCGTAGCATCGCCTGTCGTCAGAACAATCCATTTATTGTATATTTTGATATATGAGGGGTATTTTAATGTACTACCCTAGTGCATCATTGGGAGACAGTTTGGCTTAATAgttcaggctagaaaccaggagagaataaattctagttctgcctttaggcacaaagccagctggatgaccatatttatttataaaatttataggctgtCCATCAATGTAACCTTAGGAATTCCCTCAGCCCAGGGAAGGAGGCAAATGTAAACTACCTTCAAAAAAAAGTTGCTCGGTAGTTAAaaattgacttgaaggcacaccACACAGAGAAACCAACAACCTAAAAGCAGTGAAACTTTGACAAATATACAAGCTAAGGAATACTGAGATGCAGCCCATTTCAACAATACTATATAGAGATTATAGCAAGGAGTTCAGTAATCTCACTTCTGTTTATGTTACATCATAAGTAATATTCTACATTTTCAATTAAACTAAGGATATGTCCTCTTATTTTTGTTTAGCCTTTTTACTTTTTGTGTGTTTACATGGATTATTAATTTAAATGCAAATCTTTAAGAGGCAATGGTGCAAATTAGTCATTGTTTGAAGAAGATGGGAAAGCTTACAATTGCTAAAGAGAATTGGAAAGCACAAGTTAGAAATGAAAGGCTTCTCATATAATTCCTAGTTGGAATATAGAAAGACTGAAAGGAATTATTCCCAAGTAGATAAGGTATGCTTTATAGAGAGAGGCGACATATTTGCTTCATAAGATTGGAAGAATTATTTAATATAGGACTTACTTGCCTCtaattgaataaaaatatatggctcatatttattatttataaatgtatataCAGCCCATCTCATTgtttatataaaaacaaagaCATCTGGTCTATAACCTTACAATGAAGCTTCAGTGAAGTTAATATAAATGGATCATGCCAACCTAGAAACACTTGTGTTTAACAGAGAGCATAAATTGATGCAATATCACCATCCCACACAGCTAAAAGTACTCAAGTTAGAGGCAGACACTGTAAAAGCAACTATCATCTTCCCTGTCAATTACAATAACTAAACTATAGCTTTGTGCCTGTTCATGATAGCCAAAATCCGCTGAGGCAGCTACCTCATTTTCTTAATGGGAGAAACAACTTTGTAGTTAAGAAATAAAATTGAACAGAATCTatagagaaaaatcacaaaatgctaGATGTTTATCTATTATTCAAATTTATATAATCATTTATGCATGATTTTGGGCAGCCTTagcaacaaaagaaataaaacaacaaaaataggAAAACTGAATACAAGAAAAAGTAATATAaaaggattaaaataaataaaactcataGCTGAGATACTCACTTTCATCAAACCATCAGTACAGCTAATGGAAAGTACACTATTTATGCTTTGTTAAAGCAACGTGGTGCAACTCCTTTCTTTGCAAATTAGGATGGCTGGGTTATACAGTGGAGTCTATCGAAACTAAAACCTATATAGTCTTTGAACCCTGCTCACAGAAATGCACATTCCAACAATCAGACCAAGAGTACCCAGTCTAAACAAAACACAGTGGAAATGGCAAAGAAATCTAAAATGAGTCAACCATACAACAAAAGTAACACCCATCGGTgccaataaatatatttatcttttCAAAATACCTATTTATGGAGTTCTAACATACTTTTGAAGAGTCTTGTTTTATaggatattgatattgtttcaaaAACAGGTAAATGCAATCTGAATGCTATGCACTCATTTAATATTCAGCTAATGAAACCTCCCTCGCAGGTTTCAAGAACAGTAGGAGGTGGTTTCATGGAAAATTTTGTGCAAAATTGTACCTCACACAAAAGGGCTTGAATGAATTGCTTACTTTGCAGGCATACATCCTCCTTTTTCTGATTATTTATTGGTGCTAAATAATGAACAATTCATAAAAACATACAATATGCACTCAGAATAGAACATTAAGAAACCTCTTCCTATGGCTGTTTATTGATCTTTTGAGGTTTTGTAAAAGgtgtaaagattttaaaaaatcagcaaagaAGGTaattaaatggaaaataaactACTGCACTTCAATCGGCATGTATTTATCTCTCTGGACTCCAGGAGATTGAATTTATTTccaatttaggcatgaaaggcagctgggtaactttgggcctgtCACTTTCTcaagcccaacccacctcagagGATTTTGTAGtgtagaaaataggaggaggaaggagtggtATGCTGGCCACCTTGACTTATTTTTTTAgaataataaaggagggatataaataaatatcttccattttgtgacttttgtgGTATAACAGCAATGGATTAGTTTTAGGTGACagttaatgagaaatttcctgatataaGCAATTTGTAGGACCGATGTTTTCCCTTCCGTGTTACACAAATGCGCACCGATTGCGCAATCCGATTTCGGGTCCCCTTAGAAATCACATCGAACTGATCCGTGCATTAGAACTGTGTTCGGTTGTAACGGAGGAAAGCACTGGATTTGTTTTTGTTGAGATGCAGAGGGATTTTGAACTACAGACGAGGTCTATAGGCTATAACCTTCTACAGCGAGATCTGAatgaaaggagaggggggaaaaagatcaGCCGATAGCAGGATCAACAAAAGCCGTTCGCATTTTTTTTACCCTTGAGTAAGATAAACTTGATCCTCCCGTCTTTCCCAACCTTGTTATGCATCGtattaaacaaaaacataaatTCATTTGGACGTGGCGAGCGCCAGCCAGCAAGCTCGAGCTGCTATTGCAGCCCTTTGAAACGTCTTTATACAGTACGAGACGTTCCATTCTCAAGCGGCGGCCGCTGCTGTTGCTGCCGCTGCTATTTTCCAGCCCCGCTCAACGAACAAACCCAAGGCTCGCTCTCTCGCTTCCTCTCCCACTTGCAGTTCTATTTGTTTACAActcagatgacatcacttctccCCGTGCCCCTCCGTTCCAACAAGACGTCCAATGGTGCGATCGCCCGATTGGCTGGGACGGGATCCCGGCCCCTTTTTCAAGCGCCATTGCCAGCCTGGCCGCGGTTATAAAGGCGCTGCACGGCGAAGCCTTCCTTCGTTGTTTGGTAGGAAATGGTTGTTGGAGGCGGGATCTGGTAGGTCCTGGCACTGCCGCCTGACTACGTCAGAGGGTGGCGGCTCAATAGAAGGAGTGGGCGCCCCTCCTGAATTGCAGTCTTCTGAAAagctcgcctcctcctcctcctcctcctctcctcctccctcgacttgttttcccctctctctttctctctctctctcgtccccACCCTCGTTCCTCTTCGGCGGCCGCTGAGCGCGCGCCCCGAAACACTCTGGTAAACCACCGGAGCTGGCTGCCTCTCGCCCCCTCCGCCTCCATGCATCCCGCCCTTTATACCCGGGCCAACATGATACGTGAGATCGCCGCGGCTGTGAACTTCATCTCCAAGTTCCTGCGTACCAACGGGCTGATGAATGAGCGGCAGCTTCAAACGTTCAGTCAGAACCTGCAGGAGTTGCTGGCAGgtaaggggggggggtgagagaaGGTGTTCAGACTTCTCGTCTCCTTCCGGCTAGTATGGGgacggcggcggggggggggggaagcaacgaCCGCATAGCTGCTGTCCTTATAGAgcagttgcccccccccccccggaccgcGTGATCCCTCCGATCTTGTTTATCAACGTAATATTTCAGCCTCCCCCGACTAGCTGCCCTCCATAACTGTTGGGGGCTAAAGGTCCCATGATAGCCAGCATTGGCACTGGGCAATTGGTGGGAAAATGTTGCAGTGTTGGGAAGAAGGGGAGGTAAATGATGTGTAAGCTGGTTGCATGATTTGGACGGTTCGTGAGAATAACAACAGTCTTCCAAACGGCTTCAGGAAACGAACGAGACCTTTGTGTTTTGTACAAGCCTAGGAAGCAGCTATTTTATCACTTTAGCCCACCGTGGTCTAAATATATTACAGTGGGTTATTGTCGTACTTtcctttggttttggttttactCAGTGCTTGTGTATGCAACGGGGAATTTTTCGCTGGTATATTATCCCTTGCGTGTCTGGAAAGTCCCTTTAGCTGCCTTctgttcctctttcctttttgggTTTATACAAAGATCACATTGCGTGCGTAGGCTAGCATACAGACCTACACGTCAATCATACTTTTTAAGTTCTGCCTATGAAGTCTTTACACCCCTCCCAATTTTTGTGTAGGGTTTTGTGTATAAAAAGGAGCAAAGTAAATTTGGGTGGCATTTTGAACTCATTTAAGATACATGGCCTTTTCTCATTCTGCCTAGATGCAAGTAACTGCTAAGCTGTGTATCTCTTAAACTGTATGTCTCATGCATTCTCTGGAAGAGCTCTATTTACCATTTTCAACTGCTTGAGACTGAAGGAGTGCAGAACAGACGTTCTTGAGATTTTGCCTAAAGGCTGGGGGGCGGGGGATGCATGTTTTTCCACAtctgttttcctttcctcttcatccATTAGCTTAGAGAGAATATATTAAATGCACCTATCTGGTATAGTAGCCAATATTTTCATACCTTTCGGGAAGGCAgagggaattatttaataagcttGGACTAttaatttgttaattaaaaataaagattacatTAGTTTCTTCTTTGAGTTATAGCAGTATCTGAGTCCCCTCTTCATTGTGGGGGATCGATTATTACAGTACAGCTTTATCACAAGCCAGGCAACTTGTTTTCTTTCTAACATGACTTAAGAAGTTGTAGTAATTCAGTCTCTGTGGAGTGCCTTTCTGCACACCTAGTAACATTACTAATATAGTTTAAGTACGTGCTACATAGTAATGATGAAATACTGTATTACTGAATATTTTTTCTGTTCTGAATCTTAAAAGGTGTTGTCACCTGTAAAGAGCCTGGTAAATGAAGTGTTAAGCAAAAATATTAAGATTTTAAGTATTAGCAACAGAGAAAAGGTATCTCAAAACGTGTTCCTTATGTTCTGAAAATATTACTGAGTGTAAAGATTGGTTTGGAAATCCTAGTTTTGGAATATTTTTATTAGCACTGGAagatttaaattacatttttgacTGTACTACATGAAGAATCTTCTACAAATGCTCTTTGGTAGAGACTGGGGTATGCTAATCCATGTACAAGTAAACGCATGGAAATTGTGTGTATGTGCAGTCTGAACAAAGCATTAACACTGTGACGTCTGTTTTTAATATCTTAACCGACCTGATCTCAGTTggacatccccccctcccccagtaaaCCACTTCTAAAGCTATACAAAACTATCctgcaaggggaaaaaacatctAAATTTGTTTTACATAATATATCATTCATATGGTATTTTGAATAGCACTTTATTTAGCACTTCAAGTTGATTGGTGCTGATCATAACATTTCATACATGCACTTTCGTAATAGTTTGTGTATAATGTAATGCGAGAAGGTGCCATTAAGATTAGTGGAAATAAATGTCTGACTTTGATAAGAAGCTCTTAAAGAAATTTCGGGGTATAGTCTTTCATTGTGATAGATAGGCCTTTCTATATGCAAACATGAATTTATTCTTGAAATTAAATGACAGAAGCTTTAGAAAAAAATGATTCAATAGCTACAGTATTTTTGCTAAAGTTAGCATTATTTTCCGGCCATCAACTAATAAGTTGATATACTGTTCTGTTTCCCACCCCACTACCAGTTCTATTGTCTTATGCACTGGATAACAATTTCTATACACCTAGGCAGCTGTAAGGGTTATAAGAGCAGTAGTAATTACTGCTAAGAAAAGTTGTCAACCCTAAACGTAAACATACCTCATCTATCATTGAAGCATTAGAAAAGAATGATTCTTGTTTCTGAACCTTTGTGAAGAGCCAAGTGTGATGTTTATTACTCTTTTCTATTTTGTAGAACATTATAAACACCACTGGTTCCCTGAAAAGCCATGCAAAGGATCAGGCTATCGCTGCATCCGTATCAACCATAAGATGGATCCCCTGATTGGGAAAGCAGCACACCGGATTGGACTTAGCAGCCAGGAACTGTTCCGGCTCCTGCCAAGTGAACTTACTCTCTGGGTTGACCCGTATGAAGTATCCTATCGAATTGGAGAAGATGGCTCGATCTGTGTGCTGTATGAAGCCGCACCAGCAGGAGCAAGCCAAAGTAGCACCAGCATGCAAATGGTAGACAGTCGAATAAGCTGTAAGGAAGAACTCTTGGGCAGAACCAGCCCCTCAAAGAGCTACAATATGGACTGTATCAGGTTAAGATAATAGCCTGTGGATGGATCATCATAGAATGGATGGATAAATTT
This genomic interval from Thamnophis elegans isolate rThaEle1 chromosome 7, rThaEle1.pri, whole genome shotgun sequence contains the following:
- the BTG1 gene encoding protein BTG1 — protein: MHPALYTRANMIREIAAAVNFISKFLRTNGLMNERQLQTFSQNLQELLAEHYKHHWFPEKPCKGSGYRCIRINHKMDPLIGKAAHRIGLSSQELFRLLPSELTLWVDPYEVSYRIGEDGSICVLYEAAPAGASQSSTSMQMVDSRISCKEELLGRTSPSKSYNMDCIRLR